A genomic window from Corticium candelabrum chromosome 8, ooCorCand1.1, whole genome shotgun sequence includes:
- the LOC134183800 gene encoding N-sulphoglucosamine sulphohydrolase-like, translating to MLIFAIVCFLVPAAALEKRNAVIMIADDAGMESPFYSNNVCQTPNLNSLASKSLIFDRAFTSVSSCSPSRSVIMTGLPQHQNGMYGLHQKEIHFNTFDSVKSVPLLLNSSGVRTGIIGKKHVGPESVYPYEFEYTEENGYSILQVGRNITFIKDLVHEFLQTQDDRPFFLYIGFHDPHRCGHTQPQYGNFCEKFGNGEPDMGFIPDWKPVLYSPDDVIVPYFVPDTPAARADIAAQYTTISRLDQGIGLVVKELENAGYLDSTLVIYSSDNGIPFPSGRTNLYDPGMIEPMLVSSPLATHRNGDHSQAMVSLVDIVPTVLDWFDVAYPNYSIFKSDLPVQLTGRSLLPVLEEEPESGFDEIYASHSLHEITMYYPMRVYRNRRYKLIKNLNYKMPFPIDEDFFLSPTFQDILQRSHQKELTHWYKTLHDYYYRDQWELFDLEQDPHELHNVADEPSRQDILEDMKTRLHKWQNATNDPWICAQEGVLENVGRFPRSGVCLPLYNEL from the coding sequence ATGTTGATATTTGCCattgtttgctttcttgtcCCTGCCGCTGCGTTAGAGAAGCGCAACGCCGTCATCATGATTGCAGATGACGCAGGCATGGAGAGTCCGttctacagcaacaatgtcTGCCAAACGCCAAATTTGAACTCTCTTGCCTCCAAGAGTCTCATATTTGATAGAGCCTTCACGTCAGTCAGTAGCTGTTCACCTAGTCGGTCAGTGATAATGACAGGCCTCCCTCAACATCAGAACGGGATGTACGGCCTACATCAAAAGGAAATTCATTTTAACACATTTGACAGTGTTAAGAGCGTGCCATTGCTGTTAAACAGCAGCGGAGTGCGAACTGGGATTATAGGTAAGAAGCATGTTGGACCAGAGTCCGTGTACCCGTATGAGTTTGAATACACTGAAGAAAATGGCTATTCCATTCTTCAAGTTGGAAGAAATATAACTTTCATTAAAGATCTTGTGCACGAATTTCTTCAGACACAAGATGATCGTCCGTTTTTCCTATACATCGGTTTTCACGACCCTCACAGATGTGGACATACACAACCACAATACGGAAACTTTTGTGAGAAGTTTGGCAATGGAGAACCAGATATGGGATTCATACCAGACTGGAAACCGGTGTTATATAGTCCAGATGATGTCATTGTGCCATACTTTGTTCCAGATACTCCTGCAGCCCGAGCTGATATCGCTGCTCAGTATACAACAATCAGTCGCTTAGACCAAGGCATTGGACTGGTTGTCAAAGAGTTGGAAAATGCGGGGTATTTGGATTCAACTCTGGTTATCTATTCATCTGATAATGGTATTCCATTTCCATCAGGAAGAACTAACCTATATGATCCTGGCATGATTGAGCCCATGCTGGTGTCTTCTCCATTAGCAACACATCGCAACGGGGATCACAGTCAAGCAATGGTTTCATTGGTTGACATTGTTCCAACAGTTCTTGACTGGTTTGATGTTGCATATCCTAATTACTCTATCTTCAAGTCTGATCTGCCAGTTCAACTTACTGGCCGTTCTTTATTACCAGTTTTGGAAGAAGAACCAGAGTCAGGATTTGATGAGATTTATGCTAGTCATAGTCTCCACGAAATCACTATGTATTATCCAATGCGCGTATATCGTAATCGACGCTACAAGCTCATTAAAAACCTGAACTACAAGATGCCATTTCCAATAGATGAAGACTTCTTCTTATCTCCAACATTTCAGGATATCCTTCAACGTTCACATCAGAAAGAGTTAACTCATTGGTATAAAACACTACATGACTACTACTACCGCGATCAGTGGGAATTGTTTGATTTGGAGCAAGATCCTCATGAACTTCATAATGTAGCAGATGAGCCATCACGGCAAGACATCCTGGAAGATATGAAGACTAGGCTGCACAAGTGGCAGAATGCAACCAATGATCCATGGATCTGTGCACAGGAGGGAGTACTGGAAAATGTAGGGAGATTTCCAAGATCTGGTGTTTGCCTGCCATTATACAATGAACTTTAG
- the LOC134183681 gene encoding F-box/LRR-repeat protein 20-like, which translates to MALDPPPRKRRRIAVVQDTVICRLSDDVLLHIFGYLDVLSVLRSSRTCRQWHRLAADRTLWQHVDVTRFKMDTKRLWKFIRRHGSDKMKSLSVRGLATDPAKLGKKKAVLISSSLAADINSRCSNLEHLHLFNCDLRDLQLSNLPTMKLRTLHLHNCVLSANWLQVDIEVEGRRGRRECILPHLNTLNLHQSAMIARYDLIQITYLSQLKHLDLSQCYRVDDQGLMTVSEHVPGIVYLNISGCTRVTDASMHRVGRHLNQLRVLEMKNLFRLTDLGISCIANMCHKLEVLDISLCTAVSDASVMELATKLSQLKKLNVSLCHQLSDNCLESISLLLPSCLIITKMTTD; encoded by the exons ATGGCGCTAGATCCACCTCCAAGGAAGCGTCGACGTATCGCTGTCGTTCAGGACACAGTCATCTGCAGACTTTCGGACGACGTACTCCTGCACATATTCGGCTATTTGGACGTGCTCTCTGTGCTGAGGTCTTCTCGCACCTGTCGACAGTGGCACAGACTAGCCGCTGATCGAACACTCTGGCAACATGTTGACGTAACTCGCTTCAAAATGGATACAAAGCGCCTATGGAAGTTCATAAGACGGCACGGCTCAGATAAGATGAAA TCTTTAAGTGTTCGAGGCTTGGCAACTGATCCTGCAAAGCTTGGTAAGAAGAAAGCTGTGTTGATTTCATCGTCTCTAGCAGCAGACATCAACAGCCGATGTTCCAATCTTGAGCATCTTCATCTGTTTAACTGTGATCTGCGTGATCTCCAACTTTCCAACCTTCCTACAATGAAACTAAGAACATTACACCTACACAATTGTGTTCTGTCTGCCAACTGGCTTCAAGTGGATATTGAAGTTGAAGGGAGACGAGGGAGACGAGAATGCATTCTACCACATCTCAACACTCTCAACTTGCACCAGTCTGCTATGATAGCAAGGTATGATTTGATCCAGATTACTTACCTATCACAGCTAAAGCACCTTGATCTCAGCCAATGCTATCGTGTTGATGACCAAGGTTTAATGACTGTTTCTGAACATGTACCTGGTATTGTGTATCTTAATATATCTGGATGCACTAGAGTCACTGATGCGTCAATGCATAGAGTCGGTCGACATTTGAATCAACTGAGAGTATTGGAGATGAAAAACCTGTTCAGACTGACTGATCTGGGCATAAGTTGTATTGCAAACATGTGCCACAAACTCGAGGTACTGGATATCAGTCTGTGTACTGCTGTCTCTGATGCTTCGGTGATGGAACTTGCCACGAAACTCAGTCAACTGAAGAAGTTGAATGTGTCTCTGTGTCATCAGCTTTCAGACAATTGTCTTGAATCAATCTCGTTACTCCTACCTTCATGTCTAATTATCACAAAAATGACAACTGACTGA
- the LOC134183804 gene encoding uncharacterized protein LOC134183804 produces the protein MCNRKRQTLFREKVLSKMEYSKQSAAAGGTGKHTKCQEQPEIFTATLPEQLPVFRVPAFEKNINDTAAVKQLDINMAVSQMKYDDSAVGKSNADMQAIQKERNRKRKLKKKRHKERLRQQQETANETADATEKTHASRAPPFIFDGIF, from the exons ATGTGCAACCGTAAAAGGCAAACTT TGTTTAGGGAGAAGGTTCTCTCAAAAATGGAGTATAGCAAAcaatcagcagcagcaggagGTACAGGCAAGCACACTAAATGTCAAGAACAGCCTGAAATATTTACTGCAACACTTCCTGAACAACTTCCCGTCTTCAGAGTCCCTGCGTTTGAGAAAAATATCAATGATACAGCTGCAGTGAAGCAACTTGACATAAACATGGCTGTATCTCAAATGAAATATGATGACAGTGCTGTTGGAAAAAGTAATGCAGACATGCAGGCTATTCAGAAAGAGAGAAATCGTAAAAGGAAACTTAAGAAGAAAAGGCACAAAGAACGATTGAGACAGCAGCAAGAGACAGCAAATGAAACTGCAGATGCAACAGAGAAAACCCATGCTTCGAGAGCTCCTCCATTCATATTTGATGGCATTTTTTAA
- the LOC134183801 gene encoding intraflagellar transport protein 52 homolog has translation MWEYHENQAALRNSDGDSDGQKTTLMFSASKRELFTPNSGFKTLHRRLRSTWKIVVHRDEITFEKIAQARLLVFGGPREKFTAIEFDAIRNYLSSGGSVLLMVGEGGEIKFDTNVNFLLEEYGIMINTDSVVRTVYYKYFHPKEVLVSGGVLNREINRAAGKAIPGQIEIEGENNEQCLTFVYPFGATLNVQKPSVAVLSSGSVSFPLNRPVCAFYKSSSGYGRLAVMGSCHIFSDQYIDKEENSKLLDVIFQFLTTDDVQLNSIDAEDPEISDYQYIPDTSRLSDRLRVCLQEGDEVPRDFTKLFDMKTYQLDITLLPDAIRTFDELRVKHDTLTLIQPQFETPLPPLSPAVIPPLFQELHPPSLDLFDLDEHFSSEKVRLAQITNKCTDDDLEYYIRECGDILGITGKLASDCKDAKHILEYVFAQVVEFKKMNQDIDLDVPQASAVVDGAEAPVSPTDMR, from the exons ATGTGGGAATATCATGAAAACCAAGCTGCACTGCGG AATTCTGATGGAGACTCTGACGGTCAGAAAACGACATTGATGTTTAGTGCGTCGAAGAGAGAACTTTTCACGCCAAACAGTGGCTTCAAAACGTTACATAGACGGCTGAGGTCGACGTGGAAGATAGTTGT ACATAGAGACGAGATTACGTTTGAGAAGATTGCTCAGGCGAGACTTTTGGTATTCGGTGGGCCGAGGGAAAAGTTCACAGCTATAGAG TTTGATGCGATACGGAATTATCTCAGTTCTGGAGGGAGTGTGTTGCTAATGGTTGGAGAGGGAGGAGAAATTAAGTTTGATACAAATGTTAACTTTTTGCTGGAAGAATATGGAATCATGATTAACACTG ATAGTGTAGTGCGGACTGtgtattataaatattttcaTCCTAAAGAAGTTTTAGTGTCAGGTGGTGTGTTGAATAG AGAGATTAACAGAGCAGCTGGAAAGGCGATACCAGGGCAGATAGAAATAGAAGGAGAAAACAACGAGCA ATGCTTGACATTCGTCTATCCCTTCGGTGCAACATTAAATGTTCAAAAACCATCAGTTGCTGTTTTATCTTCCGGCAGTGTTTCTTTTCCTCTCAATCGACCTGTATGTGCCTTTTACAAATCA TCAAGTGGGTATGGTCGATTGGCAGTCATGGGCTCTTGTCACATTTTTTCTGATCAATACATagacaaagaagaaaacaGCAAGCTGCTG GATGTTATATTTCAGTTTCTTACTACAGATGATGTTCAGTTGAATTCTATTGATGCAGAAGATCCAGAG ATATCGGACTATCAGTACATTCCTGATACGTCAAGGCTATCAGACAGATTGCGTGTTTGTCTTCAGGAAGGAGATGAG GTTCCAAGAGATTTTACTAAATTGTTTGACATGAAAACATACCAACTCGACATCACTTTACTTCCAGATGCTATCAG AACATTTGATGAACTGAGGGTCAAACACGATACTCTTACGTTGATTCAGCCACAGTTTGAAACACCGTTACCTCCGCTTTCACCTGCA GTTATTCCACCGTTGTTTCAAGAGCTTCATCCTCCATCACTTGATCTCTTTGACCTCGATGAGCATTTCTCATCAGAGAAAGTTCGACTGGCTCAGATAACTAACAAAT GTACTGATGATGATTTGGAGTATTATATTCGAGAATGTGGAGACATACTAGGAATAACCGGCAAGCTGGCATCTGACTGTAAAGATGCGAAACACATTTTAGAGTATGTGTTTGCTCAAGTAGTGGAATTCAAGAAAATGAATCAG GACATTGATTTGGACGTCCCACAAGCTTCTGCTGTTGTGGATGGTGCAGAGGCACCAGTGTCACCAACAGACATGCGATAA